In Channa argus isolate prfri chromosome 23, Channa argus male v1.0, whole genome shotgun sequence, the following are encoded in one genomic region:
- the alkbh3 gene encoding alpha-ketoglutarate-dependent dioxygenase alkB homolog 3 → MSDKRQRARVQGSWAKQLPKHSGPKGVVPTNCQPKNANPASGSWGCGSQDTFEFHQPTKPVRDVPPEKVIEQAGVYEISHGPSGVSRLRLLSGFLPPGEADWIFSKLLAELPWSQKTNYRQGEAYEEPRLTCWYGELPYTYSQSTMAANTQWHPLLLTLREAVEQVSGCSFNSLLCNLYRDGHDSIGWHSDDEASLGAKPTIASLSLGDTRVFSLRKQPPPENMGDYTYVERIRIPLSHGTLLLMEGATQDDWQHQVAKEYHDRGPRINLTFRTIHPEPEGHRPGIQHRFTVTQH, encoded by the exons ATGTCGGATAAGCGACAGCGTGCCAGAGTCCAGGGTTCCTGGGCCAAACAGCTGCCAAAACACTCAGGACCAAAAG gtgtAGTCCCAACCAACTGTCAACCCAAAAATGCCAACCCAGCCTCTGGTTCTTGGGGATGTGGGTCACAGGACACATTTGAGTTTCACCAGCCCACCAAG CCAGTTAGAGATGTTCCTCCAGAGAAGGTGATAGA ACAGGCAGGTGTTTATGAAATCAGCCATGGACCCTCAGGAGTGTCGAG actGCGACTGCTGTCTGGGTTTCTTCCCCCAGGAGAGGCTGACTGGATATTCAGTAAGCTGCTAGCAGAGCTTCCCTGGTCCCAGAAGACCAACTACAGACAGG GTGAGGCATACGAGGAGCCCAGGCTGACCTGTTGGTATGGAGAGTTACCCTACACATACTCACAGTCCACCATGGCTGCCAATACACAG tggcATCCGCTGCTATTAACCCTTCGTGAGGCAGTGGAGCAGGTGAGCGGATGCAGCTTCAACTCCCTACTGTGCAACTTGTATCGCGACGGTCATGACAGCATCGGCTGGCACAGTGACGATGAGGCCTCTTTGGGGGCAAAGCCCACCATCGCCTCCCTGAGTCTGGGTGACACCAGAGTATTCAGCCTCCGCAAGCAGCCTCCGCCG GAGAATATGGGTGACTACACTTACGTGGAGCGGATTCGGATTCCCCTGAGTCACGGGACACTACTGCTGATGGAAGGAGCAACACAGGATGATTGGCAG CATCAAGTGGCCAAAGAGTACCATGACCGAGGCCCACGCATCAACTTGACCTTTAGAACTATCCACCCAGAACCGGAGGGCCACAGGCCGGGGATACAACATCGCTTCACTGTGACGCAACACTAA
- the c23h11orf96 gene encoding uncharacterized protein C11orf96 homolog isoform X2, protein MVVEASGYHVLPAHLMASAMEEFPQQLPVPKCPARGKSRSRRPREARFKTQPVTFAEIAEVEEEGSSPLEEERARRSFLQSLENLRRSTQTLHCSPPAPHSCTPTQASLDSSDSDSTQ, encoded by the coding sequence ATGGTTGTGGAGGCATCTGGCTACCACGTCCTGCCAGCTCATCTTATGGCCTCAGCTATGGAGGAGTTCCCCCAGCAGCTGCCTGTCCCCAAGTGTCCAGCAAGGGGCAAGAGTCGCTCCCGCAGACCTCGCGAGGCTCGCTTCAAAACCCAGCCCGTCACCTTTGCTGAGATTGCAGAGGTCGAAGAGGAAGGTTCCTCACCCCTGGAGGAGGAAAGGGCACGCCGTTCCTTCCTTCAATCCCTTGAGAACTTGCGGCGGAGCACACAAACCCTCCACTGCTCACCGCCTGCCCCTCACAGCTGCACACCCACACAGGCCAGTCTGGACTCCAGTGACTCCGACTCCACGCAGTGA
- the c23h11orf96 gene encoding uncharacterized protein C11orf96 homolog isoform X1, with translation MAAVRQMVVEASGYHVLPAHLMASAMEEFPQQLPVPKCPARGKSRSRRPREARFKTQPVTFAEIAEVEEEGSSPLEEERARRSFLQSLENLRRSTQTLHCSPPAPHSCTPTQASLDSSDSDSTQ, from the coding sequence ATGGCTGCTGTACGTCAGATGGTTGTGGAGGCATCTGGCTACCACGTCCTGCCAGCTCATCTTATGGCCTCAGCTATGGAGGAGTTCCCCCAGCAGCTGCCTGTCCCCAAGTGTCCAGCAAGGGGCAAGAGTCGCTCCCGCAGACCTCGCGAGGCTCGCTTCAAAACCCAGCCCGTCACCTTTGCTGAGATTGCAGAGGTCGAAGAGGAAGGTTCCTCACCCCTGGAGGAGGAAAGGGCACGCCGTTCCTTCCTTCAATCCCTTGAGAACTTGCGGCGGAGCACACAAACCCTCCACTGCTCACCGCCTGCCCCTCACAGCTGCACACCCACACAGGCCAGTCTGGACTCCAGTGACTCCGACTCCACGCAGTGA